TCACCTCCAGGTCGGTGGCGTGCGCCACGTCCATCGCGGCGATGATGCGCGCGATGCGCTGCAGGTTGTCCGCATAGTCGGTGATCACCAGCGAGTTGTTGCCGGGGTTGGCGTTGATGGTGTTGTTCGGGCTGATCAGGGGGCGCAGCACCGGCACCAGGTTGTTGGCGCTCTCGAAATTGAGCTTGAAGATCTGCGTGACGATCTGCCCGCCCGCGGCCACGCCCCTGCCGCCGCCCGGCGAGACGCTCACCGTGCCGGTCTGCAGCTTGGCGTCGGCTTCGGGCACCACCTTGTACAGGCCGCCGGACTCGACCACCGTGTAGCCCTGCAGGCGCAGCGCCGCCAGGAACTGGTTGAAGGCCTGCATCGGCGGCACCGGGTTTTCCGTCGAGAGCGTGAGCTGGCCCTTCACCCGCGGGTCCACCACCACGTTGCGTCCGGTGATGGTGGCCATGGTGCGCGCCACCGCCTCGATGTCGGCGTTGGCGAAATTCAGCGTCACCGGCTCGCTGGCCTGCACGCTGCCCGCCGCTCTGGCGGTTTTTGAATGATTTTGGCCCCAAGCGCCCGTCCACAAAGCGCAAGCAGCTATTAAAAAAATAGTTTGCCGCAGAATCGGCAGAGGCCGGAAGTACATGGATTCAACCAATCGTGATGACGGAGCGCGCACCGCTGCGCCGCCCAATGATATTGAGCAGGTTGGCCAGCTGCGCCTCGCTGCCCGGCGCCGCCGTGGCTTCGCCGGCAAAACGCAGGCGCTGGCCCACCCATTGGCCGCTGCCGGACAGGCGCAGCGCGCCTTCCAGCGTGGAGAGCGTCAGGCGCGGGGCAGCGCCGCCGCTGAGCACCAGCCGGTAGCTGCCCATGGGCTGCAGCGTCGACAGGCGCGAGGAGATGTGGCGCAGCTCGAGCTGCGCCGTGCCGGAAAGCTCCATGCGCCCGCGCGCCCAGGCGAGCTCCAGCGCGCTGGTGTCCAGCGCCAGCTGGCCGCGCAGCTGCACCGTGTTCCAGGGCGTGCCCAGGCCCGCGAGCAGCGCGGCCGGCCACAGGCTCTGGCCGTCGCCCACCTGTACTTGCGCCGTGCCCCAGCCCAGGCGCAGGCGCGCCTGCAGCGGCGTGGGCGTGCAGCAGTCCAGGCGCAGCTGCAGCCGCGCGCCGGCCCATGCGGGCCGGATCTGCCAGTGCACGCGCCCGGGCAGGGCCAGCGCGTCGTGGCTGCCCTGGCCGCCGGTCAATTGCAGCTGTGCCGAGCCGCTCCAGAGCGTGCCCTCGCTCGCCGTCAGGCGCAGCTGTCCGGCGCTGGCGCGCTCCAGCGCGGCCGCGAGCCAGTGCGCGGGGGGCTGCAGCACGAGCACGGCCAACACCCCCAAGGTCAGACCCAGGCCGGCCCAGCTCCAGGGCGGGCGCGGCGCGGCGTTCGCGCGGGTGCTCGTCACGGCGCGGGCAGGGTCAGGACGACGCTGCCGCTCCAGCGCGGTGCCTCGTCGCCCGGCACCTGTTTCAGCTGCACCTGCTCGGGCAGTGCCTGGGCGCTGGCGCGCAGCTGAGCCAGCCATGAGGCCAGCGCGGCGGCGGGCACGTCGGTCAGGACCACGGTGGCGCGCCCCGCGCTGATGCTGAGCGTGGCACCCGCGCCGAGCAGCGCCTGGCTGCTCTGGCGCAATTGCGCGGGGGCATCGACCTCGTCCTGGCGCGGCGCGGCCTTGAGCTGCTCAGCCTGGGCCTGCAGCTGCTGCATCTGCTGCCATTGCGCATCCACGCGCGCATGGCGCTCGGCCGAGCTGCGCAAGGCCTTGAGCGGCGGCGCCAGCAGCAGGCCCCAGAGCAGCCCCAGCAGCACCACGCCCAGCGCCGCGCGCACCAGCGTGCGCTCGCGCGGCGCCAGTGCGCCCCAGGCGCTGCGAGCGGAAGCCAGTGCCTTCATGGAGCGCCCCGCAGTTGCAGCACCAGCGCCTGGTCTTCGCGGCCGAGCTGCAGGCCCGCTGCCGCCAGCTGCTGGCGCGCCGCGCCGAGCTGTTCCTCGCTGAGCGAGAGGCCTGCCAGGCGCAGCCGCCCCTGGCCGTAGTCGATGCCGCTGGGCACCTGCCCCGGCGCCAGCACGGCGGCGGCCATGGCGAGCAGGGCCTCGAAGTCGCCCGGCGCCAGCGCACCGGAGGCGCGGCGCAGCTCGTCCACCTCGCGCTGCATCTGCACCGGCGCGTCGACCACCAGCTTGACCTGGGGGAAGGTCTGGGTGAGCAGCTTGCGCGTGGCCTCCTGGCGCTGGCGCAGCCCGCGCGCGTCCTGCCAGGCCCAGAGGTTCAGCGCCAGCAGCTGCAAGGCCACCAGCAGCACCAGCGCCCAGCGTGCGGCGCGCCACTGCCGCGCATGCAGCAGCGCGCTGACGCCCGCGCCCAGCCAGCGGCGCGTGCGCTGGCGGCGGTTGCGCGCGAGGTCGAACTGCGCCAGGTTCCAGGAGCCGCGCGCAGCGGCCAGCAAGGCCTCGGCGCGCGGCAGCAGGGCGGCGCTGCGTTCGAGCACGCGCTCGGCCAGTTCGGCCACGGCGGGCTCGGCGCGCAGCGGCGTTTGCGGCTGCAGCAGGCTGCGCAGCGCCGGCGCGTGCAGGGGCAGCTGGCCCAGGGCCAGGTTCTCGCCCATGCCGGTGAGCACGGCCATGGCGTGCTCGGGCTCGCCGACGACGGTGCATTCCATCTGCCCGCTGGCGGTGGGCCCGGGCGCCCAGGCAGGCACGACGCGGGCCACGCGGTGGCCGGCGGCTTCCAGCGCCTGCAGCGCGCCCTGCAGCCAGGCGCGCTCGCACACCGCCACCCAGATCGGCGTGCCGGTGGCGGCCTCGGGTTGCAGCGCAAAATGCAGCAGCGCCGGCTCATCGAGCAGCTGCTCTTCGAGCAGGCCCTCCAGCACCGTGCGCAGACGCTGCGCCTGGCCCAGCGTGCCCTGCGGCAGCGTCACGCGCTGCCAGGAAAGGCGCGACAGCGGCACCACGGCGACGGTTTCGCCGGTGCGCCCCGGCGCGGGCAGCAGGGCCGCGGTGCACTGGCCGGTGCGTGCGGCGCCATAGCCATCGTCCGTCAGCACATAGCCCAGCTCGGTGCTGGGCCCGGGCGACTCGGGCGGCAGGGGAACGATCAGCGTGCTCATGGCGGGGGCAGGTCGGGCATTGTAGGTGCGGGGGTGCCCGCGTCCTGCGGCCAGCCGCCGCGCTCGCGCCAGAGGGTGCGCGCCGCGCCGCGCTGCTTGAACACCAGCGAGCGTTCCTGCACTACCACGTCCTCCAGCCGCAGCCGCCCGCGCACCTCGTAGTAGCTGGAGGCCACGTCGTGCACGTCCACGCGCACCGCGTCGGGCTTGCCGAGCGCGCTGGCGGCGTCGCTCACGCGGGTGAAATAGCGCGCCTGGCGTTGCTGCGCGAGCTGCTGCGCGTCGGCCATGGAAATGCCGTCCATGCCGGCCCACAGCAGCACGGCGCTGGCGGTGTTGAGGTTCAGCCGCGTGCGCACCGGCAGGATGGTGGCGTAGGGCGCAAGCTGGCGCACGACCGGCGCGGGCACGCCCCACCAGGCCAGTTGCTGCAGGGTCTGGGGCAGCAGCGGCGCGGCCGCGGCCGCTTCGCCGCCGGTGTCGCCGCGCGTGGCCTGCACCATGTGCCGGGCGATCCGATCGAGCAGCGCGGTGTCCAGCCCCAGGTAGGAGAACAGCCGCGCGAACTGGCGCAGCGCCACCGGGTCCACCGCGTTGCCCTGGGCCAGATTGCGCAGGTTCAGCAGGCCCTGCTGGTCGATGATCTCGCCCGAGAGGAAGGCATCGGCCACGTCGGTGCTGGCGTCGCTCACCGCGCCATGCTGGGCCGCAAGAAAGGTGGACAGGCGCGCTTCTTCCAGCGGCACCGACCAGGGCTCGCTCAGGTTGTCCGTGCCGTCGCCGCGTGCCAGCGAGTCTTCGCGCAGGATCAGCCGTGCCCAGTCCAGCGCGCCCACCAGGATCCAGGCCGACTGCACGCGCGCGCGCTCGGCCGCCTCCACCTGCACCGCGCGCCATTGCTGCCATAGCGCACTGGCGGCGAAGGCCGCAACCAGGGTGACCACCAGCATCGCGGTGAGCAGCGCCGCGCCGCGCTGGTCGCGCCGCGCGTTCACGACTTGTTGCCTCCCAGCGTCGGGTTGACCCAGTCGCGCGTGATCTGGCCGCTGAGCGCGCCGCCCGGTGCCAGCGTGATCTGCAGGCGCACGCCCTCGGGCAGGGTCACCGCGGGGGTGGCCACCGGCTGCGCGCCGCCGTCCACCGGCCGCGGCGCGCTGGCACTGGACAAGGCGTTGGCCCAGGCGCCCTCGCGATAGAAGAACAGCTGCCAGCCGGCCAGCGGCAGCAACACGGTTTCGCCGCGGCGCGTCTGCGCGCTCGGGGTGCGCGCCCAGAGCGCCGCCTGGTCCCAGGCCTGCTGCCACTGCGCGGCCGTGGCCACGGGCGGCGACTGCCAGCGCAGCCACTGGTCGCTGCCATCCACGCTGCGCAGCGCCCAGGCCACCACGCGCAGGCCCGGGTCCTCGGCTTGCGGGCTGCGCCGCGTCAGGCGCAGCAGCTGGCCGTCCCAGGCGATGGGGGTGGTGTGCTCCAGGGTCTGCACCGCGTTCAGGTCGGTCTCCCACTGGTCGAGCACGGTCTGCAGCGTCAGCACCGCGTCGGTGTGCGCGCCCGTCTGCTGCTGCGCGCGCACCATGGCGTCGAGCCCGCGCCAGCTGACCACGGCCAGCAGCGCCAGCACCGCGATCGCCACCAGCAGCTCCACCAGCGTGAAGCCGCCGGGAGAGGGTCCGGCGCGCTCCTTCATCAATAGCGTCCCACGATGGTGGACAGGCGCAAAACCGGGTTTTTGGCCTGAAAAACCTGCGCATCCACGCGGCGAAACTGCGGATTGGGCGTGGGCGTGACCTGCAACTGCACCAGATAGTCGCGCCCGGCCTGCACGCAGGGCCCGCTGCTGTCGCCCAGCGAGGGCATCTGACGCGACAGGCGCACCGCCACCAGCGCGTTCTCGGCGCAGACATGGGCCAGCGTGATGTCGGTCTGGCGCGCGCTGTTGCGCACCAGCGCATTGCTGGCCTGCGAGCCGGCCAGCAGCGCAATCGCCACGATGCCCAGCGCCACCAGCACCTCCACCAGCGTGAAGCCGCGTGCGCGCATGGACTTCAATGCAGCGCGTGCGCGGCAAAGGGGCGCAGTCCGTCGCTGGCCACGCGCACCGTCTGTCCGGGCAGTTCGGGGTTGACGATCAGCACCTCCTGCGGACCGATCAGCGGCTCCGGCCCGAGCCACAGCGGCGCCGGCGTCAACACCCGGGTCTGCGCCTGCAGCCAGTGCCGGGGCAGCGGCTCGCCAGTCAGGCCCTCGAAGCGAAAGCCGCCCGGCTCGGCACGCCAGCGCACCGCATTGCCCGAGGCGCGCGACTGCGCCCGCGCCGACTCCAGCAGCGCCGCGAGGCGCTCGCCTTCGCGCTCAAGCGCGTGGCGGCCCGTGTCGCCGAGCGCAAAACCCACGCCCACGCTGGCTACCGCGATGATGGCCACGACCACCAGCAGCTCCAGCAGCGTGAAGCCGCGCAAGCCCCTGGCGGGGCGGGACGCGGTGCGCGGCGTACGTACGCAGGTGCCGCTATTGCCAGCTGCCGATGTCCGCATTCTTGCCCTCGCCACCGGGCTGGCCGTCCGCGCCGAAGGACATCACATCCACCTCGCCCTTGATGCCCGGGTTCAGGTACTGGTAGGGGTTCTTCCAGGGGTCGGTGGGCAATTTTTCCAGATAGGGGCGCCAGTTGGGCGGCACCGGTGCGGCGGTCGGCTTGCTCACCAGGGCCTGCAGGCCTTGTTCGCCGGTGGGATAGCGCAGGTTGTCCAGCTTGTAGAGCTTGAGCGCCTGCATGAGGTTGGTCACGTCGGTGCGCGCGGCCGTCTCGCGCGCGTCGTCGGCACGGTCCAGCACATTGGGCACGATGAGCGCGGCCAGCACCCCGATGATGACCAGCACCACCATCAGCTCGATCAGGGTGAAGCCCGCAGCGCGGCGCAAGCGGCCAGAAATGGAAGACAGGGGCACGGAAGGGCTCTTTCGGCAGGATGAAAAATGGCAAGCCGCTCAATGATAATGGGCCCATGTCCGCCCCTGCCCGCCACCCCTGGAGCCTGCGCCTTGCCACGCTGGGCTTGTGGCTGCTGTGCGGCGCCAGCCTTGCCTGGTGGGCGATCCGGCTCGCGCGCGCGCCCGCCGTCGCGCCGGTGCCCGTGGCCGCCGCCGAGCCACCGGCGGTGGACGCCGCCGCGCTGGCACGTCTGCTGGGCGCCAGCCCGGCCGTGGTTTCGGACGCCGCCGAACCCGAGTCCGCCCATCTGGTGCTGCGCGGCGTGCTGGCGGGCACGCGCAGCGGGCAGGGCGCGGCCTTGATCGCCGTGGGCGACAAGCCGGCCAAGCCGTATCGGGTGGGGGCTCAGGTCGCGCCCGGCCTGGTCGTGCAGTCGCTCGGCGCGCGCGAGGCCCGGCTGGGCGCGGCACTCGATGGCGCGGCCACGATGACGCTGGAGCTGCCGCGCCCTTCTCCTTCTCTTTCCCCCTCGCCCCCAGGCAGAGGGAAGGGCTGAGGGCCAGCGGCGCATTCATGCCCCCTGCTGCGATCGGGCAGCCCCTCTCCCAGCCTCTCCCCAAAGGGGCGAGGAGCCAGCCCGAGCACCGTCTTGCTCCCCCGCTCATCCTCTCCCCAAAGGGACAAGGACCCAACCAGGCTCAGTGCCCGTTGGCCTCCAGAAACAGGCGATAGGCCGGGTTTTGCGTCTCTTCGATATACGGATAGCCCAGCGCCTTCAAGAACGCATCGAACGCCGCGCTGTCCTGTGCCGGCACCTGCATGCCCACGAGGATGCGGCCATAGTCCGCGCCCTGGTTGCGGTAGTGGAACAGCGAGATGTTCCAGGCCGGCGCCATCAGGCTCAGGAACTTGAACAGCGCACCCGGCCGCTCGGGGAAGGTGAAGCGCATCAACCGCTCGTTGCGTGCCAGGCTGGAATGCCCGCCGACCAGGTGGCGCAGGTGCTCCTTGGCCATTTCGTCGTGCGTCAGGTCCAGCGCCGCGTAGCCGTTCTTCTCGAAGGAGCGGGCGATTTTTTCCGATTCGCCGCGGCTGTGGGTGGACAGGCCGACAAAGACGTGCGCGCGCTGCGGGTCGCTGATGCGGTAGTTGAATTCCGTCACGCTGCGCGGCCCGCCCGGCAGCGCGCCGACCACTTCGCAAAAGCGCTTGAAGCTGCCGCGCTCTTCGGGGATGGTGACCGCGAACAGCGCCTCTTTCTCTTCGCCGACCTCGGCACGCTCGGCCACGAAGCGCAGGCGTCCGAAATTCATGTTCGCGCCCGAGAGGATGGCCGCATAGGTCTCGCCACGGCGCTTGTGCGCGGCCACGTACTGCTTGATGGCCGCCACGCCCAGCGCGCCGGCGGGCTCGACGATGCTGCGCGTGTCGATGAAGATGTCCTTGATCGCCGCGCACACCGCGTCGGTATCGACGCGCACGTACTCGTCCACCAGCGCGCTGGCGATGCGAAAGGTTTCCTTGCCCACCAGCTTGACCGCGGTGCCGTCGGAAAACAGACCCACGTCCTGCAACTGCACGCGCTTGCGCGCATCGGCCGATTGGGCCATGGCGTCGGAATCGCTCATCTGCACGCCGATCACCTTGACCTCGGGATTCACGGCCTTGACGTAGTTGGCGACGCCGGCGATCAAGCCGCCGCCGCCTATGGGCACGAAGATGGCGTCGAGCCGGCTGCTGCCCAGCTGCTGCACCTGTTGCAGGATCTCCATCGCGATCGTGCCCTGGCCGGCGATCACGTCCGGGTCGTCGAAAGGGTGAATGAAGGTCAGCTGCTGCTGGCGCTGCAGGCGCACCGCCTCCTCGTAGGCGTCCGAATAGCTCTCGCCGCTGAGCAGCACCTCGGCGCCCAGGTTCTTCACTGCGTCGATCTTGACCTGGGGCGTGGTGGTCGGCATCACGACCACCGCACGGGCGTTCATGCGCGCGGCGCTCAGCGCCACCCCCTGGGCGTGGTTGCCGGCCGAGGCGCAGATCACCCCCTTGGCCAGTTGCTCGGGCGTGAGCCTGGCCATCTTGTTGTAGGCCCCGCGCAGCTTGAAGGAAAACACCGGCTGCTGGTCCTCGCGCTTGAGCAGCACCTTGTTGTGCAGGCGCCGCGACAGCGCCTTGGCCGGCTGCAGCGCCGACTCGATCGCCACGTCGTACACCCGTGCGGTCAATATCCGGGTCAGGTAGTCGAAGGGGGTGAGCGCTGGGGCCATGGGCGGTCGGTGCAGGGGCGGCAAAACCGGCAATCATAGGCCTCGCGCCCCGGCGGGCGGGCGCCGCAGGGGCGGTGGGACAATGGCGGCCTTGCGCCGCGTCGCGCCGATCACGTCGAAAGGAAACTTGCCATGGTGGAATGCACCGTCAGCTGGACGGGCGCTGCGGGCCCGCGCTCGGGCATGGGCTTCGTCGCGGAGACCGGCAGCGGCCACATCCTCAACATGGACGGCGCGCCCGACGCCGAGCGCCCCGAACACGGCGGCCTGAACCTGGCCCCGCGTCCGCTGGAGACCGTGTTGGCGGGCACCGGCGGCTGCAGCGCCTACGACGTGGTGCTGATCCTGCGCCGCGGCCGCCACGACGTGCGCGGCTGCAGCGTGCACCTGAAGGCCGAGCGCGCCAGCACCGACCCCAAGGTGTTCACGCGCATCCACCTGCAGTTCACCGTCACCGGGCGCCAGCTGCCGCGCGAGGCGGTGCAGCGCGCGGTGCAGCTCAGCCACGAAAAGTACTGTTCGGCGCTGGCCATGCTCTCGGGCACGGCGCAAATCACCACCGGCTTTGAACTGCGCGAGTCCTGAGCTGCGGCGGGTTGTTGTCATTGAACAACAGAACCCGTGGCAGTGGCCGCTTTCGAGGCGATTTGCTTTGCTTATCCGCCCGGTCTCTGTTGCAATACGTAGAACTTCCCCACCAGGAGGTTGGCCCGGCGAGGCAGTGCTCGCATGGACAAAGTCTTTCAGGCCGGAGCCTTCTATTTAACCTTGGAGTATTGGTAATGAAAAAATCTCTGATTGCCTTGGCAGTCTTGGGCGCTTCGGGCTTTGCGATGGCGCAATCGTCGGTGACGTTGTATGGCGTGGCCGACGCTGGTTTGGCACGTGCTCAAACCTATGTTGGCGGTCCTGGCACTGGCGCGGGTACGCTCGCTGCTTGGGCGCTGGGTGCGGACAAGACCAGCCGGACCGGCATGTCCTCCGCCGACACGATGAACAACGGCAATAGCCGTCTGGGCGTGCGCGGTGTGGAAGATCTGGGTGGCGGTCTGAAGGCTGGTTTCAATTTTGAATCGGGTCTCTCGCTCAAGGACGGGGAAGCCAAGGGTTCGGGTGGTGGTTTCTGGGGCCGTGCCGCCAACATGTACGTCGGTGGTGGCTGGGGTACCTTCTTGATGGGCCGTACGCTGAACCCGTCCTTCTTTGCTCTGGCTACTTATGAACT
This portion of the Comamonas flocculans genome encodes:
- the gspN gene encoding type II secretion system protein N, encoding MTSTRANAAPRPPWSWAGLGLTLGVLAVLVLQPPAHWLAAALERASAGQLRLTASEGTLWSGSAQLQLTGGQGSHDALALPGRVHWQIRPAWAGARLQLRLDCCTPTPLQARLRLGWGTAQVQVGDGQSLWPAALLAGLGTPWNTVQLRGQLALDTSALELAWARGRMELSGTAQLELRHISSRLSTLQPMGSYRLVLSGGAAPRLTLSTLEGALRLSGSGQWVGQRLRFAGEATAAPGSEAQLANLLNIIGRRSGARSVITIG
- the gspM gene encoding type II secretion system protein GspM, whose protein sequence is MKALASARSAWGALAPRERTLVRAALGVVLLGLLWGLLLAPPLKALRSSAERHARVDAQWQQMQQLQAQAEQLKAAPRQDEVDAPAQLRQSSQALLGAGATLSISAGRATVVLTDVPAAALASWLAQLRASAQALPEQVQLKQVPGDEAPRWSGSVVLTLPAP
- the gspL gene encoding type II secretion system protein GspL gives rise to the protein MSTLIVPLPPESPGPSTELGYVLTDDGYGAARTGQCTAALLPAPGRTGETVAVVPLSRLSWQRVTLPQGTLGQAQRLRTVLEGLLEEQLLDEPALLHFALQPEAATGTPIWVAVCERAWLQGALQALEAAGHRVARVVPAWAPGPTASGQMECTVVGEPEHAMAVLTGMGENLALGQLPLHAPALRSLLQPQTPLRAEPAVAELAERVLERSAALLPRAEALLAAARGSWNLAQFDLARNRRQRTRRWLGAGVSALLHARQWRAARWALVLLVALQLLALNLWAWQDARGLRQRQEATRKLLTQTFPQVKLVVDAPVQMQREVDELRRASGALAPGDFEALLAMAAAVLAPGQVPSGIDYGQGRLRLAGLSLSEEQLGAARQQLAAAGLQLGREDQALVLQLRGAP
- the gspK gene encoding type II secretion system minor pseudopilin GspK; this translates as MLVVTLVAAFAASALWQQWRAVQVEAAERARVQSAWILVGALDWARLILREDSLARGDGTDNLSEPWSVPLEEARLSTFLAAQHGAVSDASTDVADAFLSGEIIDQQGLLNLRNLAQGNAVDPVALRQFARLFSYLGLDTALLDRIARHMVQATRGDTGGEAAAAAPLLPQTLQQLAWWGVPAPVVRQLAPYATILPVRTRLNLNTASAVLLWAGMDGISMADAQQLAQQRQARYFTRVSDAASALGKPDAVRVDVHDVASSYYEVRGRLRLEDVVVQERSLVFKQRGAARTLWRERGGWPQDAGTPAPTMPDLPPP
- a CDS encoding PulJ/GspJ family protein, producing the protein MKERAGPSPGGFTLVELLVAIAVLALLAVVSWRGLDAMVRAQQQTGAHTDAVLTLQTVLDQWETDLNAVQTLEHTTPIAWDGQLLRLTRRSPQAEDPGLRVVAWALRSVDGSDQWLRWQSPPVATAAQWQQAWDQAALWARTPSAQTRRGETVLLPLAGWQLFFYREGAWANALSSASAPRPVDGGAQPVATPAVTLPEGVRLQITLAPGGALSGQITRDWVNPTLGGNKS
- the gspI gene encoding type II secretion system minor pseudopilin GspI translates to MRARGFTLVEVLVALGIVAIALLAGSQASNALVRNSARQTDITLAHVCAENALVAVRLSRQMPSLGDSSGPCVQAGRDYLVQLQVTPTPNPQFRRVDAQVFQAKNPVLRLSTIVGRY
- a CDS encoding type II secretion system protein, giving the protein MRTSAAGNSGTCVRTPRTASRPARGLRGFTLLELLVVVAIIAVASVGVGFALGDTGRHALEREGERLAALLESARAQSRASGNAVRWRAEPGGFRFEGLTGEPLPRHWLQAQTRVLTPAPLWLGPEPLIGPQEVLIVNPELPGQTVRVASDGLRPFAAHALH
- the gspG gene encoding type II secretion system major pseudopilin GspG, giving the protein MVVLVIIGVLAALIVPNVLDRADDARETAARTDVTNLMQALKLYKLDNLRYPTGEQGLQALVSKPTAAPVPPNWRPYLEKLPTDPWKNPYQYLNPGIKGEVDVMSFGADGQPGGEGKNADIGSWQ
- a CDS encoding type II secretion system protein N, encoding MSAPARHPWSLRLATLGLWLLCGASLAWWAIRLARAPAVAPVPVAAAEPPAVDAAALARLLGASPAVVSDAAEPESAHLVLRGVLAGTRSGQGAALIAVGDKPAKPYRVGAQVAPGLVVQSLGAREARLGAALDGAATMTLELPRPSPSLSPSPPGRGKG
- the ilvA gene encoding threonine ammonia-lyase, biosynthetic; its protein translation is MAPALTPFDYLTRILTARVYDVAIESALQPAKALSRRLHNKVLLKREDQQPVFSFKLRGAYNKMARLTPEQLAKGVICASAGNHAQGVALSAARMNARAVVVMPTTTPQVKIDAVKNLGAEVLLSGESYSDAYEEAVRLQRQQQLTFIHPFDDPDVIAGQGTIAMEILQQVQQLGSSRLDAIFVPIGGGGLIAGVANYVKAVNPEVKVIGVQMSDSDAMAQSADARKRVQLQDVGLFSDGTAVKLVGKETFRIASALVDEYVRVDTDAVCAAIKDIFIDTRSIVEPAGALGVAAIKQYVAAHKRRGETYAAILSGANMNFGRLRFVAERAEVGEEKEALFAVTIPEERGSFKRFCEVVGALPGGPRSVTEFNYRISDPQRAHVFVGLSTHSRGESEKIARSFEKNGYAALDLTHDEMAKEHLRHLVGGHSSLARNERLMRFTFPERPGALFKFLSLMAPAWNISLFHYRNQGADYGRILVGMQVPAQDSAAFDAFLKALGYPYIEETQNPAYRLFLEANGH
- a CDS encoding OsmC family protein — translated: MECTVSWTGAAGPRSGMGFVAETGSGHILNMDGAPDAERPEHGGLNLAPRPLETVLAGTGGCSAYDVVLILRRGRHDVRGCSVHLKAERASTDPKVFTRIHLQFTVTGRQLPREAVQRAVQLSHEKYCSALAMLSGTAQITTGFELRES